Within Conger conger chromosome 3, fConCon1.1, whole genome shotgun sequence, the genomic segment TACTCCCTCACTAAAGTGGTTTCGTACAACATGACTTTCTTAAAAACATTCACGGGACTGTTTTCTAGAGCTTGCTTTCATTAAGGCTTTAGGTGTGGTACATTAAATCATTGATGAAGTGATGGTTTGTAAACTGCCCAAGGCCAGTTACTGATCTTTGATTGTGGATGGGTACAGAGTAAGTGTTAATCTGTACTCATTGAACAAAGAGGGTGGTtcgtaaatatatatttttgctcattttctgaTCGCATACTTCAGAGATGATGGACAATGTACATTGTAGCAGGGCAAAATTAACCAATGGCACTATGTCTGAGTGTGGATATTTTGACCTGCATGTTCTTTTTGTGAATGCTGTTTTGGGAAGGAACACCAGGTAAATGGACGATAAATGGCAAATATTTGTTTAGCAATTTAGTGCAAGTTTCTTGTCTTGTTTTCCGTTTTGATCAAATAAGGCCTTTCTTCAGAACGCATTTTCTGATTACGCTGGTTTTTCCAAAATGCTGACAACAGcttacagcagggatcatcaaatctggccctcctatccaaatccaaatccagccctggttttcttttcgggtgattaatttaacaattactTCTCAAGATTGGCGAGACTCCAGGTAATGAAAGGGTGGTTCTAGGCCCTCGAAGAACCATGATTTGATTATCCCTGGCCTACAGATTTGGAGACACTGTCAACAAACcgttttttgtcatttaaaacgAGTGTTTTTAGAACTACATTTCACCCCGCATTGGCAGGTGTCTATCATCGTCGCAGGTCTGAAACACTTAGTAGAGAAATGCAGTGATATTATTTTCGCCGGCTGGAAGACATTCGGCTGAAAACGATGAAGAGAATGGTTTCTTCACCTCACACCACTTTCAGCTGACGCGCGGTCATGAATTTTTAAGCGGTGAATGCTTAATATGAGACGAAGGTATTGGTTTACCTACGACAGGTCTCCTGTAGGCCTACTTGGTAAGATctagtttatttttgtaaacaCAATGGTACCTCGACTAGATTCCGTTTGGAGGTTTTGTCGAATAAGAGCGTTCTTGATTTTGGTGCTCGGTTATGTGCTGTACCTCATTTTTGGAGGGATCGTGTTTAAGGCCCTTGAGAAGTCCGAGGCAGACGCTCTCGTGGCCGAAGTACGACAGTTCCGAATCGAGTTTCTGGACCGCCACCGTTGCGTGAAAGGGAGCCGCCTGGACGAATTTGTCAAGATGGCACTTTTTGCAGAAGAACGCGGTGTTACGGTCCTGGAGGCTGAAGACGAGGAATACAGCTACGATTTCTCCTCGTCCTTGTTTTTTGTTGTAACTATTCTTACTACCACGGGTAAGAAAAGTAGCCTAACGAAGCAAATTTAGAATGAGAAATTGGTCCAGGTTCATGTACGTTTGTAATGGATTGAAATGTTATGCGAATGCGTGTATTTCAAATGCCAAAGGAAAAGCAGAATTATTCATCCGAATAATTTACATGATCGCATTTAAATGTGCCACTTAATGTTTCGAAACATTCAAAGTAGAATCGCCTGTTCTCAGGGGTAATTTGGTTGTGTAACTCTACCGGATTAGCCTGTGGTCAATCCTTAAGTGACCATCCTGGTTCCTATGGAAACCGGTCTCTCAGAGCGCCGTGTTATTAAATGACAATTCCACACATTTAAATCCATCCGCCATTCCTGTAACTAGCTTACTTTTTTGGGGATTGTAGGGCTGCTCATAAAAATCAGGTTAGGCACCGCTTTTGAGCCAAATCACTTGCAATTCATTTACCTGAATTAATCCAGTAATTCACTTTACAATTCAGTCTGTAAAAAAGCAGTATGCAAcatgaaattagaaaataaaatacttaattcttttataatatatttttgaaaagctCATTCTTTTTTGAAAACCTTCCATCATGGGGTGTCGCCCAGGTTACGGCAGCTCCATGCCCATATCGGACGACGGGAAGCTCTTCCTGGTGACGTACTCCCTCCTGGGAATACCCATAACCCTCCTGCTGCTGTCCTGCCTCACCCACCTCCTGCTGCCCTGGGTTACCCACTATCCACTGCGCTACGTGCAGGCGCACTGGGGCCTGTCGTACAGTGGAGCAGCCCTGGCCCACGCCGGGCTGCTCCTGGGGCTGACCGCGGGGCTGCTGTTCCTGCTCCCCGCCGCCGTGCTCTGCCACCTGGTGCCCGGCTGGAGCTTCCTGGAGTCCTTCTACTTCTGCTACATCTCCCTGAGCACCATCGGCCTGGGGGACTACCTGCCGGGGGGCACCCGCAGCCTGGCCGCCTGGAGAGGGCTGGAGCTCGCCGTCTCCTGTGAGCACCATGACGGCAGAATGTGGACTGGatggctgtgatgtcactttcAAACAGGAAATGATGCACTCTGTAATGTTCAGTCATCACATAAtttttgtgatcttacaccttcgCATGGTTAATCCAGAACAGACCTGAGTCAGACATGTAACTGATTTTGatgaaaatacttttctgtgctcaatcgGTCTtggtttgaaaaaatatatcaaataggccctggtccttatctttgttgtactggtagcagttgaaattgtacttccctctcgggtctttcagcacacttatccctggttatgggtatgcactttgttatacgtcactctggataagagcatctgccacatgccattaatgtaatgtaatgtcttgagTGGTGTAATTGAGCCAAACAGACGGTGGgcattttcacttcattttgAGAGCCTTTCATTgcctccaatacaccagacaagctcagtaaaggacAGAAAAGTATACGAGTCGCGTATTTCAGGCTGGCCTGATGCAGAATGCGCAGGTAAGGGGCTTGTTGTTCATACACAgaaggtgtgttggtgtgttgagACTGATGCAGAATGCGCAGATAAGGGGCTTGTTGTTCATACACAgaaggtgtgttggtgtgttgagACCGATGCAGAATGCGTAGATAAGGGGCTTGTTGTTCATACACAGAAGGTGTGGTGGCGTGTTCAGaccgctctctcctctctaggCTACCTGCTGCTGGGCCTCCTGGTTCTCCTGGTGGTCCTGGAGACGTTCTGGCGGCTGCCCCAGACCCAGGCCCTGATCCGGTTCTTCTCTGGACCCTGGGAGAGCCAGCTGCCCGGGCTTGCCCTGGACGAACTCGCGCTGTGCGGAGACTTCCTCCCTCCGCTGAGCCTGAAGGAGAAGGCCCCCCGAAAAGAGGATCCCCAATACTTCTGCCCCATCTCCACCATCTCCCCAACCGTCCCTGACACGCCCCACCTACCTCGCACCCGctccccaccacccctggaACCATAGACTAAACCAGGGTGGGCCCCAGACCTGCACCCCCCTGCTCCAGTGCTGAGGTACCCAAAGGAATCCCCATCTTTACCTTCAAGCCAACCCCCAGAGCACCTGAgaataaatgacaaaatacaaTTCAGTCCCTcagatttattttatcttaacTTGCAACCTGTAATTTTTAAGTGCAGACTAATGTCCAACAGACATTTTTACAAGAAAGGTGGTGGGAGCACTGTCTGAATTGCAGTGACTGAATAAAATGAGCCAAAAATGAGTAATTTCTTTACTTGTTTGTGGATTTTCTGTGTTCAAGGCTTTTTTATATATCACCAAGCATTCTGACTGTAGCTCTGGGGCAtaaatgttctgtgtgtgaactGTGTTAAATTCCTGccggttttgcatgtggtgagGTACATGTAGAGATGTGAACAGTAATAACCTTTTTCCTTCATGCATACGGTTTTCCTTCATTCTCTGCAATCCTACTAGTTGAGAATCAATTTTATTGATACTGTGACAGTGCAGTacagacaacacaacaacacaaaaagtTACATTGCACTGTACAGTTGAAATATACAGATACAACAAAATCTGAATATGGGAACCGACGTGGAAAAAGTCTCTGTGCCTGCCTCATCCAAGCCCTACAGGCTCCTGCCTGATGTCCTCACATGCAGCATTCTGATGGACAGATGGACTATTTTGCATATGATGTCATACACAAAGAGCAGTTGCACAGATGTGTCTGAGAGTAAAACTGTTCAACAGAAAGCAACATAATCTGCATCACAGCAGACAGGTGGGCAGCCTCCTGCCAGGAGAGCCTGGTTAAAATGGAGTGAAGACTCCGCCCAGGGGCCCCGAATTGAGTGCGCCCCCAGACAGTGGGCTCCCCAGATGCTCCCGGAGATGAGCGGATCTCCATCCGCTGACTCCTCCCTGTCTGTCATGGCTCAGTGGCACCACCAAGACCCCCCAGAGGGTGCAGCCCCAGGGCGGAAAGGAGGTCGAAGAACCGGCTTTTCCTGTTCCaggccctgcctctctcctgcttGTTGGCTCCACCCCGGCCCCTCAGTCCTCCGTCTCCCGGGCCAACTGTAGCCCATGCTGAGGTGGTGGTGTTGCAGGAGCTTCTCAACTAGCACAGAATGTTCTCACAGTGTTGCTGCCATGTTGTGGCAATGTTgcaacattgacaaaacattccagtaacattgtgagaacgtttgttgttacattacattacattacattacattaatggcatttggcagacgctcttatccagagcgacatacagttgattagactaagcgagagacaatcctcccccggagcaatgcagggttaagggccttgctcaagggcccaacggctgtgcagatcttattgtggctacaccggggatcgaaccaccgaccttgtgggtcccagttatgtaccttaaccactacgctacaggccgccctgttgtGTTCGCTATATTGCAGTGGGCAACGCTGGAGCTGTGGGCCTCTGTGGAGAGCAAAACCCTGCTCTGCGCCCTCataaacagctgcacagattgGACAATGGTTCGCCCACAttgccatttattattttaccacAAGATGGCAGGAgagatttatttgtttattcaagtCTTTATAAAACTTGTGTTCTATGGCTCATAAtgaatcataataaaaaaagatattaaagTTTTTATTTGCTTGCATCTTGTCCAAAATCATGATTAACATATAACTAACAAATTATTAATCTAATTTGGATTTCAAAATCTGCTGTTACAGATGAGACTCTACCTTTAATAAGCAGCTATCTTTTCtctattatttttcattgactTGTTCAGTGCAGGAGTGTGTATCATTATGATGTGTCCTCTTAAATCTGTTTTCATATTGTTGGGGTTTTAAAGTTTGGCACTGAAATTCAGTTTGCCCTCCAAGAAGAGACCTGTAAACAGCTGTCAAAGCACAGATGATTTGTTCCCTGTATGGACTGGTCTCCCGGCTGCCCTCTCCTGCATAAACACATCATTCCTGCAGCTCATAATGTCAGCTTATTAGGCCATCGGGAGGCCGGGGATGTCCTGGATGGCTAACTCATGACATGGGCCCTGAGCTGAGGACTGGACTTGTCAGGAAAGGACAGCAGGTTCCTGGAGGATGAATCCTCCTGTTGTTTGTTGAAGTTGCCTTGTCCTCCTTTTCGAGCTTTCGCTCCACACTCAAGAGGGATGGGTGAGGTCATGTTTTCTATGTATCCGCAAACCATGTTCGTTACTGCAAAGTTATTTTtgacaaggtttttttttcattctccaTATCAAATTCTCATCACCttcaacaacacacacagtactttACTTTGCTTGCAATAAATCACTCAGACCTATACAGGacagtaaaaatatatactgtatatgcaaaatgtttttagttATATTTCATGTGTCAAAAAGAGAGGACTGCCCCCATTGATTTATTATACCTTTTTTATATAGCAGGAAGTGGGCGTGCTAAATTTGGCAGAACAatgaagatatatatatatatatatatatatatatatatttttttttatcacttagtgttttagtgtgtttAGCTGTAGGCTGTTTGGACTAATGATTAGTGAGAATTTAAAGGTGTAGCCGTGCCCTTTCGTCCAGTTGTTAATAAGCCAAAGGCCAGCAGGCTCATGTTGGGAAAAACAGTGGGAGGGACACCGTGACATGTACAGTATAGACTGGAGATTCTCTGGAGGTTGGGCGATCAAAATATCTTTTGGATTATTCGTCAGTGTTCCATAACTCTAATGTTTTtcattaccagtagtgattgttacatcagcattagaatgttcagtgaatgacattctaatcacatatttgtgacctcattCCTTAACACTTTTAAGAGTagattttttggaatgtttttttcaatgttctcaGTGTCAGCATTCTTGCACTTTGCTTTCAGCTAACAGTCATGGTTGTTACATCATCGTtgtaatgttcagttaagaatctaatctaatcacatatttgtgatgtcacaccttaaagggtttaGCAGGTCCACTTGTTCCAACAGCTTTGACCCTCAGCTGGGCTCATCTCAGCAGGAGGCTGGAGGTCACTAGGGCACCACGGCCCAAAATGATGCTCTCTCTGACCCAGACTCAGGCTTCCTCGCTGGgccacctcccccacctccacacTGGAGCCTGTGGCTACCCTAAAGTGAGTCAAGCACAAGCATGAAGCAGCCACAGTACAGTACCAATTCCAtcattgtgaaatgtgtttgctcTACACCAGCGGTGTCTAATAGATCAGGGAAAGAGATTCGCTTGGATGAATGCCAGGTGGCCTTGAGATCCACTGATTTAAGTGGCTTTAATCAAAGCTTATAATATTATGTAAAAGACCATCACCAGCACTGTCAGCAGTATATGAGGCTTCCTTGAGGGCCTAAACTTCAAGTTTAATCTTTAGCCATTGCTTACTAACTGCAATGGCTAAACTTTTTAGGTGTCAAAAAGGCCACAGGCATgtgttcaaaaataaattaatttgtccACCAGGATTTAGTGTCCTTTGTGATCCATTAAAATGATCATGCTAGCTCTCCATGCTGGGGACACCACTGCCCTGCATCTTATATTAATGCATAAGTGAGCGCTGGCACAAGCTACTGTTAGGCAACCGTCCCAAGAGCTGTTGATACTAACTTAGATGATAAATCACCTCGCTAGCTATGCAGGCTAGGAGCACGGTGACTGCGTTGCCTGTAACCTACGGatggcagcagttctgcaccTGTTGCACATGTCTTTACATCTGAGCTCAGTGTATATGCATCGTGTGCTCACGGGGTGTAGGCATGCGCACGCTGCTTTgaagtgtaaatatgtttttggccACCCTGTACACATATTCCCGTGTCTTCGGTTTctcaacatttctctctctctctctctctctctccctctccctttccctccctcattTTGATAGACGGGGGCAGGTGGACAGCAACCGCTGTCTATATTTATCAAGGTTAGGACTGTGGGACCCGACGCCGGAGGAGCCACAGGACTTACTGCCTCTGCGCAGAGTGAGACTTGGGCCTTTGCAGCATTCCTTCCTGCTCCTAGAAGACAGATATCAGGTCTCCTCATATTGTCCTGTTCACTCAGTTTGAGTAGTGGCCACCTGACAGTGCTCTTCGTGGACATTCGGCCTGCAGCTAACCTATGGCACATTTCTCCCCACCTTCTCAAGAACAGAAGGCGCAGCCAGCTGTCAGTCAGGACATATTTGTACACACACTTCATCGGCAcaaggcattgtgggatatggTATCTCAATAACAAACTCTGTTTATGATCAAGGGACAGGAGTCAAGAGTGGGCAAACTCCTGTGGTCTCCAATTACCGGTCCTCCAGCACCCAGCGTTTGTCCACGTGGATGCATGTCTCCGGGTGGCTCAAGCAACTGAAATATGGGTCACCAAACTCCATGCCACCATACCCACCTGTTGGGGTTTATTTATGACAATCATTCATTTACAATGACATGATCTTGAAAGCCATTATGGATGTTATTAAAACCATCTTGAGACCAGACACCTGACTCCAGATACTGTAGGAAGAAGAAGACCCTAAACCCAGCTTCCTGTTTAAGCAGAGTGGCTACAATGCATTTTAACCCCACACAAACGGACCGACCGACAACCCAGTGAACAAAAGCCGGAATCTAGACAGCTAGAGGGGTGGAAATCAAGGCTGAGAGATGTTTTACCATAAACTGACTAGGTTAATCCCATTCCTTACTAAATAAATTACATACAGGGTTCCCACGGTCCTGGAAAActctaataataaaataacaacctgcATCCTGGAAAATCACAGGAAAGTCGTGTAAAGTGGTCAAGGAAAATTGGCTAGTAATACAAAACAAATTCCCTTTGTTGCAAGAGAACTGTGTCCATCTTTCTTACTAACCAGCATGATCTAATTTACTGTCATGTCTTAGAATGGGCTGTGCAGTCGACAGTCGCCCAGGTTTTTGCATCAACTTCACTACAAAAGTGAGCCCTTCTAGACCCCAAATATTTGTTATGTCAAATTTATGTGCACCTTGCAAagcagtccaaacacattttctcataTGTATTATAACACCTTGAAAGGTTGTGCAAAAGATTGATCTAATTTCAGTCAGTGTAGTTGAATAATTGCTTgtccaaatattacattacattacattattggcatttggcagacgctcttatccagagcgacgtacaacaaagtgcatgcccataaccagggataagttcgctgaaagaccctagagggaagtacaatttcaactgctacctgtacaacaaagataaggacgagggccttttttttttttttttttttgagaacaaagaaacaaagaaacagagcaaaagtgaccaaagttaactatccaaacactgcttacctagccaactaaaaataccgatacacaaagcaagtcacagagacaacaattaaggttcacagggaggtagggagggatggggagaggtgctgcttgaagaggtgtgtcttcagcttgcgcttgaaggtggggagagattctacagttctgacctcaacggggagtttgttccaccaccgttgAGCCAGAACAGatagtagtcgtgagcgtgatgtggaggttcggagagggggaggtgccaagcggcctgtggaggctgaacgaagaggtctggcaggggtgtagggtctgatgattttttgtagataagctggggaagaccctttaactgcttggaaggctagcaccaatgttttgaatttgatatgaaattcaaatgaaatcaaataaaatgaattcaaatgagaaatgaaatataatttctCTACCTAAATAGCAAATAGCACCTTTTACAATCTCTTGCAGGGGAGAGAAATCGTAGAAGCCTTATGTGCTATACACCTGCTACCCTTTTCTTTTTAGCAATGCACCAATGTGAGAACTGTGCACTGTCCCCAATGCATAAACTAATGCATTAAACTGGCAATGGAATCCAGTAGTATAGCGAATATTTACTTTGTTTAAAATTGCCTTTAGCTATCTAAACCTTACCTCTGAATTAATTACCTCTAAGCATTTAAGCCAAGTCTACACCTGTTACTACTGTGTTAGGGAAAACCCCGCGGGCGATGTGAGGGAGGGGTGCAGCGATGGACGGCAAGGTGACGAGCAATACAAGGAGAGGCGGGAGTGCGAAGGAGAGCGCACATGACCCGGCAGCACGCTCGCCGGGAGATGTTGTTGGTGCCTCTGGTGCGACATTAGGACCCCAGCTGCCCGGATCCGTCTGTCTTGCTGGGGTGCTTATCATATAAATACACGCAGGAGCGGTCTGGAAAATCTAGAACTCAactcggtttttttttttcttaggaTCGTCCCCGTTTTCCTGTCAATTGCTTTCGAGTTACATGAAGATATGTAAAACAACAAATAGCCTAGGCCTATATGTAGCATATTAGCAaacaactataataataataataataataataataataataataataataataataataataataattgttgttgttgttgttaggtTCCTTGCACACTTTTGACCCTTGTTTTCCAATACAGTATCCTAAGCATAGGCCTGTATCAATCAGCTACTGATTTGGGCGTGTTTCGGAGTACTCGGAGACTTTGCATATTATATGCTTTTATTATATGCTTCATTATCAATGTTTTGCATGCCAGTGTTATCCCTGCTTTTTCCCAGTGTATGAATTCCTGGCAGTTAAAAATGGTGCCTAGGACACGCGCCTGGCTATAGGTGGTTATTTACAATTCTGAATTGGCTAACACTTTCGCTGCTTAAGGTATTCAGTTACCTTTTAACTAGGCTACGTAGTTGCTGTGTAGGCTGCCACAGTTCAATGAAAACGGACATCACCTTAGGATCCTTGTCTATAAATTGAACCAGCGTGCATCTATGGCACATTTCCTCTTGACTGGAAGTCGGAGCACACACATTTTGATTTTTTAACGCGAAGACACACTAAAAGTTAGCCAAGTACTACAGTAGGCTATATGCGGATTTGGATTCAGTTCCTTTCGGTTTTCATGGTGGTTTCCGTACATAATTTATTCTTCCCCCGTCAGTGCGTC encodes:
- the kcnk7 gene encoding potassium channel, subfamily K, member 7 isoform X2 → MALFAEERGVTVLEAEDEEYSYDFSSSLFFVVTILTTTGYGSSMPISDDGKLFLVTYSLLGIPITLLLLSCLTHLLLPWVTHYPLRYVQAHWGLSYSGAALAHAGLLLGLTAGLLFLLPAAVLCHLVPGWSFLESFYFCYISLSTIGLGDYLPGGTRSLAAWRGLELAVSCYLLLGLLVLLVVLETFWRLPQTQALIRFFSGPWESQLPGLALDELALCGDFLPPLSLKEKAPRKEDPQYFCPISTISPTVPDTPHLPRTRSPPPLEP
- the kcnk7 gene encoding potassium channel, subfamily K, member 7 isoform X1; amino-acid sequence: MVPRLDSVWRFCRIRAFLILVLGYVLYLIFGGIVFKALEKSEADALVAEVRQFRIEFLDRHRCVKGSRLDEFVKMALFAEERGVTVLEAEDEEYSYDFSSSLFFVVTILTTTGYGSSMPISDDGKLFLVTYSLLGIPITLLLLSCLTHLLLPWVTHYPLRYVQAHWGLSYSGAALAHAGLLLGLTAGLLFLLPAAVLCHLVPGWSFLESFYFCYISLSTIGLGDYLPGGTRSLAAWRGLELAVSCYLLLGLLVLLVVLETFWRLPQTQALIRFFSGPWESQLPGLALDELALCGDFLPPLSLKEKAPRKEDPQYFCPISTISPTVPDTPHLPRTRSPPPLEP